The genome window AGCaccaaacaaaaaaataaatagtaaaaagCCATAATATCCcaaatatttccaataggatacaTGGATCCTTTCTCATCATTGAGTGTTGTGCATGAATCCAAGTTTAGACAATCTTTTATGTTGGCTATCAGTTATTCAACACAACCATCTCCCATTTATTCCTCAAATGACTACAAATTACACCTATTTATATATGGTTTATTCTTACACCAGGAAAATTAACGTCGATTAACATGGGTGTCAACCACCAAAAATGCAATAATAAAAAACCGATCCAATTAAATTATAAATCATCTCTGCGAGATATCCCAGTGATTAGTGCATTGTTGCACAAATGATACATGACCTAAGTACATGTGTGAGCGGCTTATATGTCATTTAATGTAATGAATTTTTTTAAGAAGATCAAACATAGGATCAGATCCTAGAGTTACTGAATGCCACCTCATTCAGCAAAAAGCAGGATATTTCATAAAATAGAAGGTATAATaattatttcttattgaaaagaAATGCATGCAGTGGTAATGTATAATTATGGTTGTCATGTACTCAGATAGCAAAAAATACTTGAAGATTGACTGTATCACCAATATTTACTTGAAATGCATGTGGTGGAGAAAAATCAGTGGACCTACCATATCACCCATATTTACTTGAAGATTGGCCACAGGATCACCTTTATCAAGCTCTTTGTGTGTGCCATAAGAAATAACAAGTTTAGGTCCTACTTCATTTTGCATTGCATCATGCGGTAGCTTTGCAGCAAGATTTAGAATACCCCACTTGTAATGAACAAATTCAACCAATGGGAAATTACCAAGAAACTCTGGTCTCTGACATAATATAAACTCTTCCACAGCACCAGGAGTTGGCCAATCCTTTATTCTTAACATTTCTGGCTGGCCATCTTCATGCATACAACCCTCTGAATATCCTTTAATGAACTGAACTAGTTCAATTTCAACCTGCCATACATAGTATGGTTTAAAGATAAATCAAGGAAAATAAAAAGGAAACAGCAATCATTTTCCTAAACAGAAATTTGTAACAAAGATGCATAAAATTCAAGTAGATAAGAATATGAtattgtgatttcaagtgttagaAGTCATTATTCCTATACAGTTGCCAAATCACATAGATCCCGGAGAACATACCTTAAAGCTTATTAAAGGGTTCCTACTGCCATAACAAAATCATGACAGATCCATAGATAATGTCAAATAGAAGATACTGAATCAAGATGAAATAGAACAAACCCATAATACCATCATACTATAATATGGACAAGAAATACCAAAACCCAATTTGGTACTATATATGTGATGCTTTGATTAGGTCCACAATAGAAGTTGATAATTGGTTGTGTTGGTATATAAAGCTTGATGAGCTTAAAACTGGTATTTGGAATAAGCACTTTGGGATACATTGTTTAAATCCTATTTATTCAAGTTAATGGTGCAACAGATATCCTTCATCATGCTTCAAGGTACAAGGGGTTGCCTCGATTCTTTTGCTTCGTTAGGTCTAAAACACTTAAAACTGGGGGAAACCTCCTACACTTGAAATTTCCGTTTGATTACACCCTCTGGATATAAGCTGACATCCTAATGTCTGCATTAAAATGTACGACACTTTGGCATCAATGTTACTACTAACATGTGATGCTTTGACATTGAGTTTACTGAGCATGATTTACATTTACCGGTCCCTATTATCCTATTAACCCAATAATTGACTATATGAACAAAAAATCTTTAAATGTATGGAAGTACTGTGAAACAGTAAGTTGTCTTAAGTCTTAACAAATACTGATTGCTCTTTAGACAAAATGCAGAATCAATTTAAGTGAAATCACATTTagaatcaaacaaaaaaattccACAGCAATCATTGACAGAGACAATCAAGTGGGGTAATATCAAATATGGTTATGGATCTAGGATAATGCAGTTGCAGATAAGGTTTCCAATGTTTTTACCATATGCAGCATTTTTCTGTTCAAATGTCTTCAAATTAAGACACTATAATAAAGAAAAGCATTATCAGCAAAAGTTCTTGAAATTTCCAAAACAAAAAAATGCTAGTGATGGAAGATTGCTCAAGTGGCACCCAAAGTTGTCTCAATAAAACTGTAATCAGCATTACTGCAAATGAAACCAACAACAAAAATCACCATAAAGGATGAGTCATGCTGGAAACATACCTCTGACAGATTATAACAATTGAAGGCTTTCACCTTCATATTCTCATCCATTCTCTCATCTATAGTCTCTTGAATGCCTTTCCATATAATGGATGGATCCCAACTTGAAGCCAACGGACACTCAAATGTATGTCTTACAATAACCGGTTCACCCTTAACCCAATGCTCATGAAAATGACTGATGCCTTCATGTTTTATATCCTCTGACAATGGGAAGTACAAGAAATTATCATCGCTACCATCTCTCATAGAGCACTGACGACGAGTGAACTTACTTACCCAATTTGACTCAGAAGTGTTATTCCCTGTACAAGGACATCTCATCAAACCATCTACATCACAAATTGTGCATCCGTTAACCATTTCCTCAGCACTTTTTACCAGTTTTGCGACCCAGTTTATTTTGAAAATACGCCTCAAAACTAACTTCGAGGACCCACAGCCACCTGCCTCCATAGGTCCACAATTGATGGTGCCATCACTGTTGGCTTTCCACCTGGGAAACTGATGAACAAAGTTAATTGTACAGTCATCACTAGCACTTCTTTCAGATGATTCTAGACATGTGGCCACAGCATTGGCATCTTTGCTTCTCTCAGAAGACCAACCCTGATTGCATTCACCTCTAACGGCAACCGAAGATGACCGTCGAAGATCCCGACAACAGGTGAGGCATAAATCATATGAACAGTTTGTACAGTGTCGATGATAATCGAGAATTGGTACTTTGCAGAAGTCACTGCACCCAATTATGGTATTATTGCTTAATGcctatgaaaccatgattgaagaATGTGCAAGCGCTTCAATTGATAGTAACAAGAGAAAATTATGAAGCAATGTATTAATGGGAAAGTACCAGCACAGCTGCTCATCCGCATCTATCTTTACCCTTGGAATATCAGCTTTAGgccctgagacaaaggataataTCAGAATTGTAAGAAAGATTAAAGGACGAAGCAAATAAAATTAGGAAATCTGCAAAAGAAGTATACAAAGAAAGCAACTGCAACTAAAGGTACCATATGTTCTTGTTTCAACGCCTATCTCAAAGCATTGCTCTGCATAAATCTGCTTAAGCACAGGAAGTATGAACTTCAAAAGGCTATGAAGATATCTCAACTTATCGATTGCAGCCATCTCCTGTATCTTAGCCTGAAAATAAAGATAGGAATTAAGTAATTGAAGTAGGCATGCAtcgaataaaaagaaaaggaaaggaaaaaaacacaAACACAGAatgaaaagacaaaaaaaatatcCCAACATGAGTGAAGATACAATGTAATTTGCACAATCAGATGAAAAGGAGGAAAGCTACCTTAACTAAATTATCTCCCTGCAAGCAAGCTTTACAAGTACATATACCACGACATGCTGGGCAAACCTGACGGATGTCTTCCACAGGGATGTCAGCATACCTAATAGATGCAATTCGTCATGGAGCAGTCAACTCTCCATTAAACTAAAAGCTTAAAACTTAACATACAGCAGAAAAATTAATACCATCTTGATATGCAGCCACTACAGTACCCTCTCCTCTCGCAACTAATACACCAAACGACACTAGCTCGGTCATTCTTCCGGCAGTGATGACAAATTTGTCCATCAGCCTCACCAGAAGAACCAGAACTTTTTCCAGAAGATTCCTATAAGACCGTATACAAAATCCCAGATTGCTTAAAAAACAAACACTAATTACAAAGAAGGAAGCAGCAACTTTAGCTCACCCCTCGGCTACTCCCATTGTAGTTCTTTGCCTCCCTATACAATGGTGGAGTCTTGTATACAGATCTAACTTGATTCTCCTCAACATGAAGCGCATCTCTCTGCACCTCCTGAATAGACCTTCCCTTAACACCATGCGCTGAAAAACTCCTCGCTGTCCCACGAGAGTACAAGGCCTGCCCTCTGGGCATCTTCTCCTTGTACTTGTTCACAGAAGGCAACTCCGCCCCACCTACATTCATCGGAGACATGGACCTCGACGTTTCAGGCTCCTTACTCCTGCTCTCCAAGTATATATCAGCGTCGTCAAGAGACTTCCGCCTCGCCTTCCTCTCACTCGCCCTCTGCGCAGAGTTTGCCGCCCGCCTCTTCGCCTGGATGTAGTGCTTCTCGCATACGGTCTTATCTGGCATCGACAGGGCGCTGCACCTCCACTGTTTCCCGTCCGATCTCTTGCACCTCAGGTCCTCAGGTATCCCCACATAGTCGTCCATGCCTCGGACGCTGCCCTAACCTATAATTCAAGAAAAGAACCAGATAGTAGGTTCCATGACAAAAGATTCCAGCTTTCTTCTTCCCCCATTCAAAAAGCTTCAAGAACGAAATCTACGTCAAAGATTCCAGCAACGACATAACCCTAAATCTAGGCCGAAACTTTCATCAACCGAGATCAAGTCCAAACAAGCAATTGGAGTTCAAGATCGATCACATAtccggaaaagaaaaagaaagaaagacggGGAAGAATTGGGAGAGCACCTTTGGATCCGGATTCTAGGGTTTTGAGCGTCCCCGATCCTCTTCTACTCGGCGAAAAGAGGAACAATTGCGAGAGGAACGGCGACATGGAGAGGGAGATATATATAAAAGGGAAGACTGAACGCAGAGTCTGTGTACTTTGGACTCGAGTTGGAGGACGTCTCGGAGAATTAAGGAAAGATTGAGGGGTCAAAACTCATAAAAGGATGTGGACGTCGCAGTGGGGATCGCTCTCTATTCCGCAgtaccaaaagaagaagaaagccaaGGCCGGGCTCTGTAACATGTAAGTCTATTTCCCTAATTACCCGTGATAGTTTCGCTTGCGGTGGGACGAAGAGGATGTGGTGTCTGGGGGTAGTTCGGGTATTTTAGGGGCGTCTGCTGGTTTCTTGAGGTTGGTGGGGGCACAGGGCGACGCTCTCCTACCAGTCCGGCGCGGCAGGGATCAACCCATCCAGACCGTTCATCTTTCATCTCGATTGATCGAACGGTCGTGATGGTCTGTTGCGAGATGTGGACTTGGATCCTCTGCTGACCGTGATATAAACCATCAATACAATTTTAATGCTATACAATTAGAAAGtataatatatgattataaagTATGGGACAGAAAGTGAAGCCACTTTATTTCAGAATTAATATAGTCCAAATCATGATTCCTTAatgcattatatttatatttatatttatatttatatttatatattgctGCACAACtcaaaaatcatttcatgaagtgaCAAGAATATAACAATATTACAAAAGTACACCATTAACTATTCAAATTGATTGCATTTTAAAAGAATATGCATGTAGGAATTCATATAATATACCAAAACAATCCCACCTTAGAGCATAGATTATGGATTGTGATTATATATAAGTTGTATTGACCTTAAATATGTTAAGAATTTCTGATTTTGGTGATAATCAATTCAAAAAACTTAAGTTATTAAAATAAGATCAATTTAATACTCTATCATTAGTATAAAATTGTGGACTTATTCCACATGATTTGTAAACATCAAAACatgatatatatatgatattagaGTAAGGTAATTTGTGGGTCATACTGGAATCTAATGTACATACTGGTGAATCTCCAGTAAGATAGAAATCATAGTGCAACAGACCCACACAATTTGAGATAATTCTTTTCATCTATGTGATATAGGTATGGACCTGATGAGAATATTAGCTACATGAATACCAAAATAGTCTCATATTTGAGGTAAATATGTGTAAAGATAGTATGTATCAATTTCCACTTTAGAGAGCATCTTTTGAGTATTCCTTTTTGGAGATTTAACTTGCATAGTTTACAAGCTTGTATCATTATAATTCAAAAGAAAGGGAAACTTTTATTGATAGAAGACTATAAAGTAACTATAGAAATAGAAAAAGATGACAAATAGAGCTATGGTTATTACCCCAAACAAAGGCCTTGTTTGAGTTGATAGTCTCACTACA of Musa acuminata AAA Group cultivar baxijiao chromosome BXJ2-3, Cavendish_Baxijiao_AAA, whole genome shotgun sequence contains these proteins:
- the LOC103977644 gene encoding E3 ubiquitin-protein ligase JMJ24 encodes the protein MDDYVGIPEDLRCKRSDGKQWRCSALSMPDKTVCEKHYIQAKRRAANSAQRASERKARRKSLDDADIYLESRSKEPETSRSMSPMNVGGAELPSVNKYKEKMPRGQALYSRGTARSFSAHGVKGRSIQEVQRDALHVEENQVRSVYKTPPLYREAKNYNGSSRGESSGKSSGSSGEADGQICHHCRKNDRASVVWCISCERRGYCSGCISRWYADIPVEDIRQVCPACRGICTCKACLQGDNLVKAKIQEMAAIDKLRYLHSLLKFILPVLKQIYAEQCFEIGVETRTYGPKADIPRVKIDADEQLCCDFCKVPILDYHRHCTNCSYDLCLTCCRDLRRSSSVAVRGECNQGWSSERSKDANAVATCLESSERSASDDCTINFVHQFPRWKANSDGTINCGPMEAGGCGSSKLVLRRIFKINWVAKLVKSAEEMVNGCTICDVDGLMRCPCTGNNTSESNWVSKFTRRQCSMRDGSDDNFLYFPLSEDIKHEGISHFHEHWVKGEPVIVRHTFECPLASSWDPSIIWKGIQETIDERMDENMKVKAFNCYNLSEVEIELVQFIKGYSEGCMHEDGQPEMLRIKDWPTPGAVEEFILCQRPEFLGNFPLVEFVHYKWGILNLAAKLPHDAMQNEVGPKLVISYGTHKELDKGDPVANLQVNMGDMVSLLMHTADAALKRSEVEKSNRTFKDFEAAKPLENVNFMDSNVSLDEHTGISDISSRECSKEDEFSLDLKTKEDTTMDIQEFNHRDLSAHERRDSESTNADKHLHDPSERASAGAIWDVFRRQDVPKLNEYLKINWTNLTSSSEFTNLVMPLYNQAVYLNNDQKKMLKEQFRIEPWTFEQHVGEAVFIPAGCPFQVRNLQSSVQLVLDFLSPESLREAARMAEEIRCLPNNHEAKLKMLEVGKMSMYAASSAIREIQKITLDPRLSSDVKFENRNLTALVSENIEKLTKRRQVVCS